A window of the Halopseudomonas phragmitis genome harbors these coding sequences:
- a CDS encoding NosR/NirI family protein — protein MLARLILLGSLLLSSALHAVPLKDEIQSLFPKATRIDDKLASPAVYPVYQLDELIGYAFESNDYSTLQGFSGKPIRLLIGMDPQGTLTGIHILEHHEPVFLHGLGEQSLFNFIDQYRNTNIGKPIIVGGRRSGGSDSVHQFDGVSKATVSVVILNETVMISAMEVARNLLEGFAQGPLAIARPELFEPLEWGQLLQRGYLQHWRLDDAQVEQALGHSLSHYSQLDDDPELPFSELWFAYLNAPSIGRNLLGEPAFGQVMEQLKDGEQALLIISRGRYRHVPDDFIPASAPSRVVLVQNGHPIELHDMDLGSDLLPDIPGLEAEQLTAHIFRIKPHAGYNPVGDTALQLNVTLQRNHLISSSTQFTQPFSLDETLFEIQAPPVAAKSVPMWLRMWQERWWQIVVVIAALALLSWIFINQHQFSRNSRRFHQLRAGFLIFTLVFLGLYAQGQLSVVNIFTLFLALWQDFDITVFLMDPVIFILWSFTFVSLFLWGRGLFCGWLCPFGALQEMLGWVAKKLRIKQWKVPDPLHQKLQWLKYLILIVLVPVSFYSLTLAERLAEVEPFKTSITLFFVRTWPFVLYAVGLLALGLFIHKFYCRYVCPLGAGLAILGKLRLFSWLKRIDACGQPCQHCKNHCEINAIHKNGKIDYDECIQCLECIVILNNDDQCVASISARKKAEKARKNDNLIASDWVPAK, from the coding sequence ATGCTCGCTCGTCTGATCCTGCTCGGCAGTCTGCTGCTCAGCAGCGCCCTGCACGCCGTACCACTCAAGGACGAGATTCAGAGCCTGTTTCCCAAAGCCACCCGGATCGACGACAAGCTGGCCAGCCCGGCGGTCTACCCGGTTTACCAGTTGGACGAGCTGATCGGCTACGCCTTCGAGTCCAATGACTACTCGACCCTGCAGGGCTTTTCCGGCAAGCCGATCCGTCTGCTGATCGGCATGGACCCACAGGGCACGCTCACTGGCATCCACATCCTCGAACACCACGAGCCGGTGTTTCTGCATGGCCTGGGCGAGCAGTCGCTGTTCAACTTCATCGACCAGTACCGTAACACCAACATCGGCAAGCCGATCATCGTCGGTGGCCGACGCAGCGGCGGCAGCGACTCGGTGCATCAGTTCGACGGGGTCAGCAAGGCCACGGTCTCGGTGGTGATTCTCAACGAAACAGTGATGATTTCCGCTATGGAGGTCGCCCGCAATCTGCTTGAGGGGTTTGCCCAGGGACCGCTGGCGATCGCCCGCCCGGAGCTGTTCGAGCCGCTGGAGTGGGGCCAGTTGTTGCAGCGCGGCTACCTCCAGCACTGGCGCCTGGACGATGCCCAGGTAGAACAGGCTCTGGGCCACTCGCTGAGCCATTACAGCCAGCTCGATGATGACCCTGAGCTGCCCTTCAGCGAGCTGTGGTTCGCCTACCTCAACGCGCCCAGCATTGGTCGCAACCTGTTGGGCGAACCGGCCTTTGGTCAAGTGATGGAACAACTCAAGGATGGAGAACAGGCTCTGCTGATCATCTCACGTGGACGTTACCGGCATGTACCGGACGACTTCATTCCCGCCAGCGCGCCGAGCCGGGTAGTGCTGGTGCAGAACGGCCACCCGATCGAGCTACATGACATGGACCTGGGCAGCGACCTGCTGCCGGACATCCCCGGACTCGAAGCCGAGCAACTGACCGCGCATATCTTCCGTATCAAGCCACATGCCGGCTACAACCCGGTTGGCGACACCGCGCTGCAACTGAACGTGACCCTGCAACGCAACCATCTGATTTCCAGCAGTACCCAGTTCACTCAGCCGTTCAGCCTGGATGAAACCCTGTTCGAGATTCAGGCCCCACCGGTGGCAGCCAAATCCGTGCCCATGTGGTTGCGCATGTGGCAGGAGCGCTGGTGGCAGATTGTGGTGGTGATCGCCGCGCTGGCGCTACTGAGCTGGATCTTCATCAACCAGCACCAGTTCAGCCGCAACAGCCGCCGCTTCCATCAGTTGCGCGCCGGTTTTTTGATCTTCACCCTGGTGTTTCTCGGCCTGTATGCCCAGGGCCAGCTCTCGGTGGTCAACATCTTCACCCTGTTTCTGGCGCTGTGGCAGGACTTCGATATCACGGTATTTCTGATGGACCCGGTGATCTTCATCCTCTGGAGCTTCACCTTCGTCAGCCTGTTCCTCTGGGGCCGCGGGCTGTTCTGTGGCTGGCTGTGCCCATTCGGCGCGTTGCAGGAAATGCTCGGCTGGGTGGCGAAAAAGCTCCGGATCAAGCAGTGGAAAGTACCTGACCCGCTGCACCAAAAACTGCAGTGGCTGAAGTACCTGATCCTGATCGTTCTGGTGCCGGTATCATTTTATTCGCTGACCCTGGCCGAGCGCCTGGCCGAGGTCGAGCCGTTCAAGACCTCGATCACGTTGTTCTTCGTCCGCACCTGGCCGTTCGTACTCTACGCCGTGGGCCTGCTGGCACTGGGGCTGTTCATTCACAAGTTCTACTGCCGTTATGTCTGCCCGCTGGGCGCCGGTCTGGCAATCCTCGGCAAGCTGCGGCTGTTCTCCTGGCTAAAGCGCATCGACGCCTGCGGCCAGCCTTGCCAGCACTGCAAGAACCACTGCGAGATCAACGCCATCCACAAAAACGGCAAGATCGACTACGACGAATGCATCCAGTGCCTTGAATGCATCGTCATTCTCAATAACGACGACCAGTGCGTCGCCAGCATCAGTGCCCGCAAAAAAGCCGAAAAGGCGCGCAAGAACGATAATCTGATTGCCAGTGACTGGGTGCCGGCCAAATAG
- a CDS encoding class I adenylate-forming enzyme family protein gives MNLGKILTRSARYWPNHEAVVDSRKRLTYAELEYRSNCLASGLLNLGLSAGTHIAILAPNRVELVEAEVAFYKAAMVKVPINARLSIEEIVRVLEDSCSSAVITIPAFAKALQQQCERLPKLQWIISLDDDGGDIHYQDLLLKGSPEPINADPADEQLAVLHYTSGSSGVLKAAMLSYGNRKALIRKSSNSPTRRAQPGEVMAHVGPITHASGMQIMPLLAVGACNLLIEQYDDQKLLETIQRERVNRLFLVPAMINRLVNFPGVENYDLSSLSLVLYGAAPMAPALVKRAMQVFGPILAQGYGAGETCSLVSVLTERDHIDSLNGDNKRLASCGRCYFETDLRVVNDNFEDVKPGEIGEIVAKGEDIMQGYWQAPELTAEVMRDGYYLTGDLATVDELGYIFIVDRKKEMIISGGFNVYPTEVEQVLYSLPQIFEAAVVGVPDEQWGEAIKAVVVLKPGQQLSAEEIIQYCGQHLAGFKKPRSVDFVNELPKNPNGKVVRRLVRDAYWQGVARKI, from the coding sequence GTGAATCTGGGAAAAATCCTGACCCGTAGCGCACGCTACTGGCCAAACCACGAGGCCGTAGTCGATTCGCGCAAACGCCTCACCTATGCCGAACTGGAATATCGCAGCAATTGCCTGGCCTCAGGCCTGCTCAACCTGGGTCTCAGTGCCGGCACCCATATCGCCATTCTGGCCCCCAACCGGGTCGAGCTGGTGGAAGCCGAAGTTGCCTTCTACAAGGCCGCCATGGTCAAGGTGCCGATCAATGCCCGGCTGTCGATTGAAGAAATCGTCCGGGTACTGGAAGACTCGTGCAGCAGTGCAGTCATCACCATCCCGGCGTTCGCCAAGGCCCTGCAACAACAATGCGAGCGGCTACCCAAGCTCCAGTGGATCATCAGCCTGGACGACGATGGTGGCGACATTCACTACCAGGACCTGCTGCTCAAAGGCAGCCCCGAGCCGATCAACGCCGACCCGGCCGATGAGCAACTGGCCGTGCTGCACTACACCTCCGGCAGCTCCGGAGTGCTCAAGGCGGCGATGCTCAGTTACGGCAACCGCAAGGCGCTGATCCGCAAGAGCAGCAACAGCCCTACCCGCCGCGCCCAGCCCGGCGAGGTAATGGCCCATGTAGGCCCCATTACCCATGCCAGCGGCATGCAGATCATGCCGCTGCTGGCGGTGGGCGCCTGCAACCTACTGATCGAGCAATACGACGATCAGAAGCTGCTGGAGACCATTCAGCGCGAGCGGGTCAACCGCCTGTTCCTGGTCCCGGCGATGATCAACCGTCTGGTCAACTTCCCCGGGGTCGAGAACTACGACCTCAGCAGCCTGAGCCTGGTGCTCTACGGCGCTGCTCCGATGGCACCCGCGCTGGTCAAGCGCGCCATGCAGGTATTTGGCCCGATTCTGGCCCAGGGCTACGGCGCCGGGGAAACCTGCTCGCTGGTCAGCGTGCTGACCGAGCGCGATCACATCGACAGCCTCAATGGCGACAACAAGCGTCTGGCGTCCTGTGGGCGCTGCTATTTCGAAACCGACCTGCGGGTGGTCAACGACAACTTTGAAGACGTCAAGCCAGGCGAGATCGGTGAAATCGTCGCCAAGGGCGAAGACATCATGCAGGGCTACTGGCAGGCCCCGGAACTGACCGCCGAGGTCATGCGTGACGGCTACTACCTGACCGGCGATCTGGCCACGGTGGACGAGCTTGGCTACATCTTCATCGTCGACCGCAAGAAGGAAATGATTATCTCCGGCGGCTTCAACGTGTATCCCACCGAAGTCGAGCAGGTGCTCTACAGCCTGCCGCAGATCTTCGAGGCGGCGGTGGTCGGCGTACCCGACGAACAATGGGGTGAAGCGATCAAGGCGGTGGTGGTCCTCAAGCCCGGTCAGCAGCTCAGCGCCGAAGAGATCATCCAGTATTGCGGCCAGCACCTGGCCGGCTTCAAGAAACCGCGCAGCGTCGACTTCGTCAACGAACTGCCCAAGAACCCCAACGGCAAGGTGGTCCGCCGCCTGGTACGCGACGCGTACTGGCAGGGCGTGGCGCGCAAGATCTGA
- a CDS encoding acyl-CoA dehydrogenase family protein encodes MIQPSEKAQALIERIKAFVNDEIKPLEQREGLQWGEAPPKALLRDLWKRSCEQGFYNVMLPAELGGAGLSVVDLCAVKEATVLSGTQLAPHILGELSGPPRIGHLFKVASELQIEQFLQPVCRADKAVCFALTESDAGSDASALKTTAVRDGDHYLLSGSKRYISGASYADIAVLLAQTESDGKPGGISAFFVDLHAPGVTVKDDYGVMSGKGSHGDIVLDNVKVPVANLIGEEGQGFKLAMGRITLNRLLHCPTMLGMAGLALELSIQHARSRSQFGKPIAMFQAVNHMIADMATELTAARSLVYTSAAQYDAGGDIRTQASMCKLFVSETCFSIIDRAVQVHGGAGLIQGHPVELLFRASRMMRILTGTSEIQRNTIAKGILMP; translated from the coding sequence ATGATTCAACCCAGTGAAAAAGCTCAGGCGCTGATCGAGCGCATCAAGGCCTTCGTCAACGACGAAATCAAACCGCTGGAGCAACGCGAGGGCCTGCAGTGGGGTGAGGCCCCGCCCAAGGCACTGCTGCGCGATCTGTGGAAACGCTCCTGCGAGCAAGGTTTCTACAATGTGATGCTGCCCGCCGAACTGGGCGGCGCCGGGCTCAGTGTGGTCGACCTGTGCGCGGTCAAAGAGGCCACCGTGCTGAGCGGCACCCAACTGGCGCCGCATATTCTCGGCGAACTCAGCGGCCCGCCACGCATCGGCCACCTGTTCAAGGTCGCCAGCGAGCTGCAGATCGAGCAGTTCCTGCAGCCGGTGTGCCGTGCCGACAAGGCGGTGTGCTTCGCCCTGACCGAAAGCGATGCAGGCTCCGACGCCTCGGCGCTGAAAACCACCGCCGTACGCGACGGCGATCACTATTTGCTCAGCGGCAGCAAGCGCTACATCTCCGGCGCCTCCTACGCTGATATCGCCGTGCTGCTGGCGCAGACCGAAAGCGATGGCAAACCAGGCGGCATCTCGGCGTTCTTCGTCGATCTGCATGCACCCGGCGTGACGGTAAAGGATGATTACGGGGTAATGTCCGGCAAGGGCAGCCATGGCGATATCGTTCTGGATAACGTCAAGGTGCCGGTCGCCAACCTGATTGGTGAAGAAGGCCAGGGCTTCAAGCTGGCTATGGGGCGGATTACCCTGAACCGTCTGCTGCACTGCCCGACCATGCTCGGCATGGCCGGACTGGCGCTGGAACTGTCAATCCAGCATGCCCGCAGCCGCAGCCAGTTCGGCAAGCCGATCGCCATGTTCCAGGCCGTCAATCACATGATTGCCGACATGGCCACCGAGCTGACGGCTGCGCGCAGCCTGGTCTACACCAGCGCCGCGCAATACGATGCCGGCGGTGATATCCGCACTCAGGCCTCGATGTGCAAGCTGTTCGTCTCGGAGACCTGTTTCAGCATCATCGACCGCGCCGTGCAGGTGCATGGCGGGGCCGGGCTGATCCAGGGCCATCCGGTGGAGCTGCTGTTCCGCGCCAGCCGCATGATGCGCATCCTCACCGGCACCAGCGAGATTCAGCGCAATACCATCGCTAAGGGCATTTTGATGCCCTAG
- a CDS encoding LysR family transcriptional regulator encodes MTLKQLRYLITIAEAGSFSAAARNAYIAQPALSRQIGMLEEELEMRLLERQHDGVVLTDAGRRLYEVARSVIQKIDSVKDELVSTKGDPKGQVSIAIPVAASALLLPLIITQAREKFPGIEVHVRDGLSTEGGQAIELGKVDFGVVPNAEELEHVRAEPVLVEELCWYGRIDMPTQGPTIRFAEAAASPLVMGPRSLHLRRRLEQVAMQQGVVLNICYEQHSAQGISSLVRSGLAATITSWPALEEQFHPQARRIIEPSIRRTVSIAYSVHRPLTFAASCMRDLVRNLLLDLARSGRWHAEPVEPGPAADGD; translated from the coding sequence ATGACCCTGAAGCAACTGCGTTATCTGATCACCATCGCCGAGGCTGGCAGTTTCTCGGCGGCGGCGCGCAATGCCTATATCGCCCAGCCGGCCTTGAGCCGGCAGATCGGCATGCTCGAAGAGGAGCTGGAAATGCGCCTGCTGGAACGCCAGCATGACGGCGTGGTGCTGACCGATGCCGGGCGTCGGCTCTACGAAGTGGCGCGCTCGGTGATCCAGAAAATCGACTCGGTCAAGGACGAGCTGGTCTCCACCAAGGGCGATCCCAAAGGCCAGGTGTCGATTGCCATTCCGGTAGCGGCATCGGCGCTGTTGCTGCCGCTGATCATCACCCAGGCGCGGGAGAAGTTTCCCGGTATCGAGGTACATGTACGTGACGGCCTGAGTACTGAAGGCGGGCAGGCGATTGAACTGGGCAAGGTCGATTTCGGTGTGGTGCCCAATGCCGAGGAGCTTGAGCATGTTCGTGCCGAGCCGGTGCTGGTGGAGGAACTGTGCTGGTACGGGCGTATCGACATGCCAACCCAGGGCCCGACTATCCGGTTTGCCGAGGCGGCGGCTTCGCCGTTGGTGATGGGGCCGCGTTCGCTGCATTTGCGCCGGCGCCTGGAGCAGGTGGCGATGCAGCAGGGGGTGGTATTGAATATCTGCTACGAGCAGCATTCGGCCCAGGGCATCAGTAGCCTGGTCAGGAGCGGGCTGGCGGCGACCATTACCAGTTGGCCGGCGCTGGAGGAGCAGTTCCATCCACAGGCGCGCCGAATCATCGAGCCGAGCATCCGCCGCACTGTGTCGATTGCCTACTCGGTACACCGGCCGCTGACCTTTGCCGCTTCCTGCATGCGCGATCTGGTGCGTAACCTGCTGCTGGATCTGGCACGCTCCGGCCGTTGGCACGCCGAGCCGGTGGAGCCTGGCCCGGCGGCTGATGGCGACTAG
- a CDS encoding DUF1302 domain-containing protein: MNRTGNQPPFRLLLLSLACAAAPVSAANFQWGEIDGQITSSLSIGASISTANPDPDLMRAASGDDGRRNYRSGDVFSKLFKGTHDLELRYADSGVFLRGTYWYDYALRDENQRFKNVEDSGRKNAAKSAGFELLDAFVYHNYSIGDQPGSVRLGRQVINWGESTFIRGGLNVINPANVAALRRPGSEIKEGLTPVNMLYGMQNLTDNLSAEAFYQLEWDQTVLDNCGTFFAGNDTLPDGCDGLFVGGDFSGNATARQALDPFGVNLDPQGIQIRRRGDNDARDSGQWGMALRWFVPALDTELGFYAANYHSRLPYSSSIASPYLTNTDFAPQLCANLGLAGAACSGFLASDAGRNLAGVLRIGTSGYFADYPEDIRLYGLTFATTLRSGTALQGELSYRPNLPLQFNGTDLVQASLNNPDRSPLVASGAVNSVDNGVSSGYRRKEVTQLQVSATHGFTRVMGADSMILIGEVGMTWVGGLEGRFGPRYGRNSTYGQGELRDNSICLANSQTPQHCNNKGFVARHSWGYQARAVWNYLDVIAGIDLRPSLSWSHDVKGYGPNETSAFNEGSRAISLGLNAAFNSTYNASVSYTNFMDGDYGVRADRDFVSVSFGITF; encoded by the coding sequence ATAAACAGAACGGGCAACCAGCCCCCCTTCCGTCTGCTGCTGTTGTCTCTGGCCTGTGCCGCCGCGCCTGTCTCAGCCGCCAACTTCCAGTGGGGCGAAATCGACGGCCAGATCACCTCCTCGCTGTCGATTGGCGCCAGCATCTCGACCGCCAACCCGGACCCGGACCTGATGCGGGCCGCCAGCGGTGACGACGGTCGACGCAACTACCGCTCCGGTGATGTCTTTTCCAAGCTGTTCAAGGGCACTCATGACCTGGAGCTGCGCTACGCCGACAGCGGCGTGTTCCTGCGTGGCACCTATTGGTACGACTACGCCCTGCGCGATGAGAACCAGCGTTTCAAAAACGTCGAGGACTCCGGGCGCAAGAACGCTGCCAAGTCGGCCGGTTTCGAGTTGCTGGATGCATTTGTCTACCACAACTACAGCATTGGTGATCAACCCGGCTCGGTGCGCCTGGGTCGCCAGGTGATCAACTGGGGCGAAAGTACCTTCATCCGTGGCGGTCTGAATGTCATCAACCCGGCCAACGTCGCCGCCCTGCGCCGGCCCGGCTCGGAAATCAAGGAAGGCCTGACCCCGGTCAACATGCTCTACGGTATGCAGAACCTGACCGACAACCTGTCCGCCGAGGCGTTCTACCAGCTCGAGTGGGACCAGACCGTGCTGGATAACTGCGGCACCTTCTTCGCCGGTAACGACACCCTGCCCGATGGCTGCGACGGCCTGTTCGTCGGCGGTGATTTCAGCGGCAACGCCACCGCCCGTCAGGCCCTGGACCCGTTCGGGGTAAATCTTGATCCGCAAGGCATCCAGATTCGTCGTCGTGGTGACAACGATGCACGTGACAGCGGCCAGTGGGGCATGGCCCTGCGCTGGTTCGTACCGGCACTGGATACTGAACTGGGCTTCTACGCTGCTAACTATCACAGCCGCCTGCCCTACAGCAGCTCGATCGCCAGCCCCTACCTGACCAACACCGACTTCGCCCCGCAACTGTGTGCCAACCTGGGCCTGGCTGGCGCAGCCTGCTCAGGCTTTCTCGCCAGCGATGCCGGACGCAATCTGGCTGGGGTTCTGCGTATCGGCACTTCGGGCTACTTCGCCGACTACCCGGAAGATATCCGCCTGTACGGCCTGACCTTCGCCACTACCCTGCGCAGCGGCACCGCACTGCAGGGCGAGCTGAGCTATCGACCGAATCTGCCGCTGCAGTTCAACGGCACCGATCTGGTCCAGGCCTCACTGAACAATCCGGATCGCTCGCCGCTGGTTGCCAGTGGCGCCGTGAACTCGGTCGACAATGGCGTCTCCAGCGGTTATCGGCGCAAGGAAGTCACCCAGTTGCAGGTCAGTGCTACCCACGGTTTCACCCGGGTGATGGGCGCCGACAGCATGATTCTGATCGGTGAAGTCGGCATGACCTGGGTTGGCGGGCTGGAGGGCCGGTTCGGCCCGCGCTACGGCCGCAACAGCACCTATGGCCAGGGAGAACTGCGTGACAACAGCATCTGCCTGGCCAACTCGCAGACGCCACAACACTGCAACAACAAGGGCTTCGTCGCCCGCCACTCCTGGGGCTATCAGGCCCGGGCAGTCTGGAACTACCTGGATGTAATCGCCGGCATCGACCTGCGCCCCAGCCTGTCCTGGTCGCATGACGTAAAAGGCTATGGGCCGAATGAGACGTCCGCCTTCAACGAAGGCTCACGCGCCATCAGCCTGGGCCTGAACGCCGCCTTCAACAGCACCTACAACGCCAGTGTGTCGTACACCAATTTCATGGATGGCGATTACGGCGTACGCGCTGATCGTGACTTCGTCAGCGTCAGCTTTGGCATTACTTTCTGA
- a CDS encoding DUF1329 domain-containing protein, with product MTNFKRTHGLILSSILLSLPTLAAAQSEQAARLGDDLTPIGAERAGNADGSIPAWTGGLAQDAAQVHANGTPTDPFASEQPLFTITSENLEQHRQQLSPGQLATFNRYPSSYRIPVYPTHRSVDLPDHVKQSAARNLGQARLVNDGNGLEGFAGAIAFPIPKNGLEVIWNHITRYRGGSSRTVSDTAAPYPNGSYSITTTEQFFTQREYLTDHAPGKADDLLFLYSHKIIAPARQIGEVVLVHETIDQVKNPRRSWIYNAGQRRVRRAPSLSYDFTGATTAGLRTADSRDMFNGAPDRYHWELVGKRELYVPYNSYRLASPELKYSDIVHQGHLNQEHTRYERHRVWEVVSTLKDGQRHIYSKRRYFIDEDSWAILLADHYDSRGELWRVGESHAFYNYQQQAPLSAGDLFYDLHSGRYIITGMGNEQRSAYDFSYRASSSDYSPGALRSAGVR from the coding sequence ATGACAAACTTCAAACGCACCCATGGCCTGATCCTCTCTTCCATCCTGCTCAGCCTGCCGACTCTAGCCGCAGCTCAAAGCGAGCAGGCCGCCCGTCTGGGCGACGACCTGACACCCATCGGCGCCGAACGCGCCGGCAATGCCGACGGCAGCATTCCAGCCTGGACCGGCGGCCTGGCGCAAGACGCCGCGCAGGTCCATGCCAACGGCACACCCACAGATCCCTTCGCCAGCGAGCAGCCACTGTTCACTATCACGTCCGAGAATCTTGAGCAGCATCGCCAGCAGCTCAGCCCCGGCCAACTGGCCACCTTCAATCGCTACCCAAGCAGCTACCGGATACCGGTCTACCCCACGCATCGCAGTGTCGATCTGCCGGATCACGTCAAGCAGTCGGCCGCTCGCAATCTGGGCCAGGCCCGGCTGGTCAATGACGGTAATGGCCTGGAGGGTTTCGCAGGAGCCATCGCCTTCCCTATTCCGAAAAATGGCCTGGAGGTAATCTGGAACCATATCACCCGCTACCGTGGTGGCAGTTCACGCACCGTTAGCGATACCGCCGCCCCCTACCCCAATGGCAGCTACAGCATCACCACCACGGAGCAGTTTTTTACCCAGCGCGAATACCTGACCGATCACGCCCCCGGTAAAGCCGATGACCTGCTGTTTCTCTACAGCCACAAGATCATTGCCCCTGCCCGCCAGATCGGTGAGGTAGTACTGGTGCATGAAACTATCGACCAGGTTAAGAATCCACGCCGCTCCTGGATCTACAACGCCGGCCAGCGCCGTGTGCGTCGGGCTCCGAGTCTTTCCTACGATTTCACCGGCGCCACCACCGCCGGGTTACGTACTGCCGACAGCCGCGACATGTTCAATGGCGCCCCGGATCGTTACCACTGGGAGCTGGTCGGCAAACGCGAGCTGTATGTGCCGTACAACAGTTATCGCCTGGCCTCTCCGGAGCTCAAGTACAGCGACATCGTGCACCAGGGCCACCTCAACCAGGAGCACACCCGCTACGAGCGGCACCGGGTCTGGGAAGTGGTCTCCACCCTCAAGGATGGCCAACGGCATATCTACTCCAAGCGCCGCTATTTCATCGACGAGGACAGCTGGGCGATTTTGCTGGCCGATCATTACGACAGCCGTGGCGAGCTCTGGCGGGTAGGCGAGAGCCATGCCTTCTACAATTACCAGCAACAGGCTCCCCTCAGCGCTGGCGACCTGTTCTATGACCTGCACAGTGGCCGCTACATCATCACCGGCATGGGCAACGAACAGCGCAGTGCCTACGACTTCAGCTACCGCGCCAGCAGCTCCGACTATTCACCCGGCGCGCTGCGCAGTGCTGGCGTGCGCTGA
- a CDS encoding YidH family protein, which produces MNSRLQQLRLSFRSLNLNDGQAPDPRFTLANERTFLAWIRTALALLGGGVAIEAFTVELLEPLLRTLLATALIGLSATLSLGACWRWLRVERALRHRQPPPISELVPLLTLAVALLAMVSAGLFWGLA; this is translated from the coding sequence GTGAACTCGCGTCTCCAACAACTGCGGCTGTCATTCAGGAGCCTGAACCTGAATGACGGCCAGGCACCCGACCCGCGCTTTACCCTGGCCAACGAGCGAACCTTTCTGGCCTGGATCCGCACCGCGTTGGCCTTGCTTGGCGGTGGCGTGGCTATCGAAGCCTTCACCGTGGAGTTGCTCGAACCGCTGCTGCGCACCTTGCTGGCCACCGCACTGATCGGCCTGAGTGCCACACTCAGCCTGGGTGCCTGCTGGCGCTGGCTGAGGGTCGAACGGGCGCTGCGGCATCGTCAGCCACCACCGATCTCCGAACTGGTGCCGTTGCTGACCCTGGCCGTAGCCCTGCTGGCCATGGTCAGTGCTGGCCTGTTCTGGGGGCTGGCATGA
- a CDS encoding DUF202 domain-containing protein: MSVSRDEGLQVERTLLAWVRTQVALAMFAGLTLHWFGLHHLSALFMAVLPLLLSLSLYVGQRRRFKRQLAMLAAEQGQPSLLPVMSVGLGVSVLALIAVSAL, encoded by the coding sequence ATGAGCGTCAGCCGCGATGAGGGCTTGCAGGTCGAACGGACTCTGCTGGCCTGGGTACGCACTCAGGTGGCACTGGCCATGTTTGCCGGCCTGACCCTGCACTGGTTCGGCCTGCATCACCTCAGTGCCCTGTTCATGGCCGTACTGCCATTGCTATTGTCATTGTCTCTGTATGTCGGCCAGCGCCGCCGCTTCAAGCGCCAACTGGCGATGCTCGCTGCCGAACAGGGACAACCTTCGCTGCTGCCGGTGATGAGCGTGGGCCTGGGTGTGAGTGTGCTGGCGCTGATCGCGGTCAGCGCGCTCTAG
- a CDS encoding Bug family tripartite tricarboxylate transporter substrate binding protein: MLSALTRLKDRSRLPLLMIWLLVMAGVSSAQADTDWPNKPLNLLVGFSPGGGADTLARLVARELESELGQPVIVRNIAGGGGIVMATSLKFAAADGYTLGMAANSAFDGMPWVAPLRYDTYDFDYLTTISQLQNALVASGNAPFSNWDEMIAYGRQHGLNYGSVSPITREVLNMVAEREGIRIRIIPMRGGMEIMNSLIGGHIDIAWSAGIHQAFLRNGKIRVIASLNDERLRTSPQQPAITELGYPMGYTGYFMFAVPKGMPAQIHERLSAALIRASQSPTVAQLAEQRMGFPNIVMSPEQLTEFIHSAAEDYRRAAADSAP, encoded by the coding sequence ATGCTGTCTGCCCTCACCCGGCTCAAGGATCGAAGCCGTTTGCCCCTGCTGATGATCTGGCTGCTGGTCATGGCTGGCGTTTCCTCCGCCCAGGCCGACACCGACTGGCCGAACAAACCGCTGAATCTGCTGGTCGGCTTCAGTCCGGGTGGCGGTGCCGATACCCTGGCGCGGCTGGTCGCCCGGGAACTGGAAAGCGAACTCGGGCAGCCGGTCATCGTGCGCAACATTGCCGGTGGCGGCGGGATCGTCATGGCCACCAGTCTGAAGTTCGCCGCCGCTGACGGCTATACCCTGGGCATGGCCGCCAACTCGGCGTTCGATGGCATGCCCTGGGTAGCCCCGCTGCGTTACGACACTTACGACTTCGACTACCTGACCACCATCAGCCAGTTGCAGAACGCCCTGGTCGCCAGCGGCAACGCGCCGTTTTCCAACTGGGACGAAATGATCGCCTATGGCCGCCAGCACGGGCTGAACTACGGCTCGGTGTCGCCGATCACCCGCGAGGTACTGAACATGGTGGCCGAGCGCGAAGGCATCCGCATCCGCATCATTCCAATGCGCGGCGGCATGGAGATCATGAACAGCCTGATTGGCGGCCATATCGACATTGCCTGGAGCGCCGGGATCCACCAGGCCTTCCTGCGCAACGGCAAGATTCGGGTGATCGCCTCACTGAACGATGAGCGGCTGCGTACCTCACCACAGCAACCGGCCATCACCGAACTGGGCTACCCGATGGGCTATACCGGCTATTTCATGTTCGCGGTACCCAAAGGCATGCCAGCGCAGATCCATGAGCGTCTATCGGCAGCCCTGATCAGGGCCAGCCAGTCGCCCACTGTGGCGCAACTGGCCGAACAGCGCATGGGCTTTCCCAATATCGTGATGAGCCCTGAGCAGCTTACCGAGTTCATTCACAGCGCCGCCGAGGATTATCGCCGGGCCGCTGCCGACTCAGCACCCTGA